A portion of the Hoylesella buccalis ATCC 35310 genome contains these proteins:
- a CDS encoding hybrid sensor histidine kinase/response regulator transcription factor — MANNYKFFHISSQQGLPHQQVQALVQDYHGNIWMGTRNGLARYDGYSIKNYFNEPHKPSSLSHNFVKSLFLDRKHRVWVAHSKGVSIYRPATDDFENFILPGYYIESIVETSDGKIISGGMKLCVFDEKARKFTPLPSLGGGFILSLAIDQDDQLYVATNSCIYTYNTKLNQISKLDSSIYKDFITSSDGIMPMTFDHAGRLWIGRNGKGVMALDVKTGNTRVYEANQLSDGTVRVITEDHKHNIWLGTEQGVTIIGQDGSIKTLKQQFGNINQLSDNAIYSILSDSNHNIWIGSYFGGVDMIKNSSPFSWEGPSYSPNKLQGKVVRQIIERNPNELWIATEDGGLNIYNPMRGTFSPFNSIPQLGSNVHCLLHDKSAGIIWIGTFRNGLFRYNLNSGSVKRFELSMNLSAVSIFDFARQSSGKLWVGTTQGLHWYDPQAQKFRRINHSSLNHAFIYALAVDHEDNLWIGTVAYGVYKLNTKTNQLIHWKATQQAQGLKDNNITYIYPAQDGKVWVGTNNNGLQVLNPKTGKFSEIQNGITLSRSTICGINADTQGRVWISTSQGLFQYIPKTRTINRYTTDDGLPTNQFNFSSTLLTQDGRMYFGTVNGLIMFRSEDMVCKSTNLNVHLKSLRINGEDINAASENSPLTKELDATHEIRLSYRQGHSIMIDYGVISPGQTESIIYKTKVDGIDNQWQEMGNGHTFVSYNMEPGTYILRIRANNSNTGWENQPEKAIKIIVAPPFYRSTWAYLFYLLLVAIIVYYIQHYYKIRLNEKNKVKMAMMEKNKIEEVNRAKFDFFTTVSHELKTPLSLIIAPLKSIHKDKLNKTEQRHLETALKNTNKMEELINELVTFNKVESDNFPFYIQQGNPLEFIKILTNLFRRSAAEKHLNLSVDCENNDEIVWFSPSYLERIMNNLLSNAIKFTPENGEVKVKASIITGQEDNYTYLDVRVADTGIGIAQEEQKKIFQKFYQTKQGYNTNNKGWGIGLSLVQRLVTIHKGTIKLKSELQHGSTFRILLNVDAKAFDRQSLITDDKVIVPLTDYHFSPSMTDINNASKDIVMEEDSKMSILIVEDNTDMLTFLTNYFSPKYNVYIATNGKEGIEVAQNESIQLVISDVMMPIMDGVTFCSKLKSDVTTSHIPVILLTAKNEQEDVVAGYKSGAEAYVSKPFDPQVLDLQVKNIIQLVKTRQTEIQNTKTEDIEASSLNDIDKKFILQINQLIDKNIGNNEFAVTDITQAMAISRSLLHTKMKNLLNMSIGEYIRHKRLALASELLMKGFSVSETAYRSGFSDPNYFSKVFKKFYGKSPTEFIVAL; from the coding sequence ATGGCGAACAATTACAAGTTTTTCCACATTTCCAGTCAGCAGGGACTGCCACATCAACAGGTACAAGCATTGGTACAGGACTACCATGGAAACATCTGGATGGGAACGCGAAACGGACTTGCCCGCTACGACGGCTATTCCATTAAAAACTATTTTAACGAACCCCACAAACCCTCCTCGCTGAGCCACAATTTTGTGAAATCGCTTTTTCTCGACCGAAAACACAGAGTCTGGGTGGCCCATTCGAAGGGCGTCAGCATATACAGACCGGCTACAGACGACTTTGAAAACTTCATTCTGCCGGGATATTATATAGAATCAATTGTCGAAACATCCGATGGAAAAATTATCAGTGGTGGCATGAAATTGTGTGTCTTTGATGAGAAAGCCAGGAAGTTCACGCCTCTCCCTTCGTTAGGCGGAGGCTTCATTCTTTCACTCGCCATAGACCAGGATGACCAACTCTACGTCGCTACCAATTCCTGCATCTATACCTACAACACCAAGCTCAACCAAATCTCCAAGTTAGACTCCAGTATCTACAAGGACTTCATCACCAGTTCCGACGGCATCATGCCCATGACTTTCGACCATGCCGGCAGGCTATGGATAGGACGGAACGGGAAGGGAGTTATGGCGTTGGACGTGAAAACAGGCAATACGCGCGTGTATGAGGCCAATCAGCTTTCTGACGGAACGGTGAGAGTGATCACCGAAGACCACAAACACAATATATGGTTGGGCACCGAACAAGGCGTAACCATTATTGGGCAGGACGGGAGTATCAAAACGCTGAAACAACAATTTGGCAATATCAATCAGTTGTCCGACAATGCTATTTATTCCATCCTGTCAGACTCCAACCATAACATTTGGATTGGATCCTATTTTGGTGGCGTAGATATGATAAAGAATAGCAGCCCCTTCTCATGGGAAGGACCGAGTTACAGCCCCAACAAACTACAGGGAAAGGTTGTGCGGCAAATCATTGAAAGAAATCCTAATGAACTCTGGATAGCAACCGAAGATGGCGGACTGAATATCTATAATCCCATGCGGGGAACATTCTCTCCTTTCAATTCCATTCCTCAACTCGGCTCCAACGTGCATTGTCTGTTACATGACAAGTCCGCCGGCATTATTTGGATTGGGACCTTTAGAAACGGGTTGTTCCGATATAATCTGAATTCCGGAAGTGTCAAACGGTTTGAACTATCAATGAATCTGTCTGCCGTGTCCATCTTTGACTTTGCCCGGCAAAGCTCCGGAAAACTTTGGGTAGGGACCACGCAAGGCCTCCATTGGTACGATCCGCAAGCCCAAAAATTCAGGAGGATAAACCACTCCTCGCTCAATCATGCCTTCATCTATGCGCTCGCTGTCGATCATGAAGACAATCTGTGGATTGGTACTGTAGCCTACGGAGTTTATAAGCTCAACACCAAAACAAATCAACTCATTCATTGGAAAGCCACCCAACAGGCACAAGGGCTGAAAGACAACAACATCACATACATTTATCCTGCCCAGGATGGTAAGGTATGGGTGGGGACCAACAACAACGGATTGCAGGTGCTCAATCCCAAAACTGGTAAGTTTTCTGAGATTCAGAACGGCATAACCTTATCCAGAAGCACGATATGCGGCATCAATGCCGATACACAAGGCCGTGTCTGGATTAGCACAAGTCAAGGGTTATTCCAATATATTCCCAAGACCCGGACCATTAACCGATACACCACCGACGACGGCTTGCCCACCAACCAGTTTAACTTCTCTTCAACGCTGTTGACACAAGATGGCAGAATGTATTTTGGAACGGTGAACGGACTGATTATGTTTCGTTCTGAAGACATGGTTTGCAAAAGCACCAATCTAAACGTTCATCTCAAATCCTTGAGGATCAACGGCGAGGATATCAACGCTGCATCTGAAAACTCGCCACTTACAAAAGAGCTGGATGCCACACACGAAATCAGGCTCTCCTATCGTCAGGGACATTCCATCATGATTGATTATGGTGTTATTTCTCCAGGACAAACAGAGTCTATCATTTACAAAACCAAAGTAGACGGTATAGACAATCAATGGCAAGAGATGGGCAACGGCCATACCTTTGTGAGCTACAACATGGAACCCGGCACCTACATACTGCGAATACGAGCCAATAATTCAAATACCGGTTGGGAAAACCAACCTGAAAAAGCAATTAAAATTATCGTTGCACCACCTTTCTATCGCTCTACTTGGGCTTATCTGTTCTACCTCTTGCTCGTCGCTATCATCGTTTACTACATTCAGCATTACTATAAAATAAGACTGAACGAAAAGAACAAAGTCAAGATGGCCATGATGGAGAAGAACAAGATAGAAGAGGTAAACCGTGCCAAATTCGACTTCTTTACCACCGTGTCCCATGAACTGAAAACACCACTTTCTCTAATCATTGCACCGCTTAAAAGTATCCATAAAGATAAATTGAACAAAACGGAGCAACGTCATCTGGAAACAGCTCTCAAGAATACCAACAAGATGGAGGAACTTATCAACGAACTGGTAACGTTCAACAAGGTCGAGTCGGATAATTTCCCGTTCTACATTCAGCAAGGCAACCCCTTGGAGTTCATCAAAATTCTCACAAACCTGTTCCGCAGAAGTGCTGCTGAAAAACATTTAAACTTGAGCGTTGATTGTGAAAACAACGATGAAATCGTATGGTTTTCACCTTCCTATCTTGAACGCATCATGAACAATCTGTTGTCCAATGCCATCAAGTTCACTCCAGAAAATGGAGAGGTAAAGGTCAAGGCCTCTATCATCACAGGACAAGAAGACAACTACACCTATCTCGACGTGAGAGTGGCCGACACGGGCATAGGCATTGCTCAGGAAGAACAGAAAAAAATCTTTCAGAAGTTCTATCAAACCAAACAAGGATACAATACCAACAACAAGGGATGGGGCATCGGACTTTCTCTTGTCCAACGACTGGTAACCATACACAAGGGAACCATAAAGTTGAAGAGCGAGCTGCAGCACGGATCCACCTTCCGGATATTGCTGAATGTAGACGCTAAGGCTTTCGACCGGCAATCTCTCATCACCGATGACAAAGTCATTGTTCCGCTGACCGACTATCATTTCTCACCTTCGATGACAGACATCAACAATGCCTCAAAAGATATTGTGATGGAAGAAGACAGCAAAATGTCTATCTTAATCGTCGAAGACAACACCGACATGCTTACTTTCCTTACCAATTACTTTTCTCCCAAATACAACGTTTACATTGCTACCAACGGAAAAGAAGGAATTGAAGTTGCTCAAAACGAATCTATCCAACTCGTCATCAGCGATGTGATGATGCCCATCATGGACGGAGTCACTTTCTGCTCCAAGCTCAAATCGGACGTCACCACATCTCACATTCCCGTTATTCTCCTGACGGCCAAAAACGAGCAGGAAGATGTGGTGGCGGGCTACAAGAGCGGAGCTGAAGCCTATGTGTCCAAACCCTTCGACCCACAGGTGCTCGATCTGCAAGTTAAGAACATCATCCAACTGGTCAAGACACGTCAGACCGAGATTCAAAATACCAAGACCGAAGACATTGAAGCCAGCTCACTCAATGACATCGACAAAAAATTTATCTTGCAAATCAACCAACTGATTGACAAGAATATCGGCAACAACGAGTTCGCTGTGACCGACATCACGCAAGCAATGGCTATCAGTCGAAGTCTGCTGCACACCAAGATGAAAAACCTTCTGAACATGTCTATTGGTGAATACATCCGTCACAAAAGACTTGCGCTGGCCTCCGAATTGCTCATGAAAGGATTTTCTGTTTCCGAGACTGCTTACCGTTCCGGGTTTTCAGACCCCAACTATTTCTCCAAAGTCTTTAAAAAGTTTTATGGAAAAAGCCCCACTGAATTTATCGTCGCACTTTAA
- a CDS encoding helix-turn-helix transcriptional regulator: MRRKKINRLKVVLAEKGMTNKQLVEILDKDLAVISKWVTNVAQPNFEMFILLAKILGVRVDDLLWTDEL; the protein is encoded by the coding sequence ATGCGACGTAAGAAAATCAATCGCCTGAAAGTGGTTCTCGCCGAGAAAGGAATGACAAATAAACAATTGGTAGAAATCCTTGATAAAGACCTTGCCGTTATATCAAAGTGGGTAACGAATGTCGCACAGCCCAATTTTGAAATGTTCATTCTGTTGGCAAAGATATTGGGAGTGAGAGTAGATGATTTATTGTGGACAGACGAATTGTAA
- a CDS encoding SusC/RagA family TonB-linked outer membrane protein, translated as MKRNQGLKPRLLLASLFLLGTNLMSLSALASNGALPRTAHAHNASSLGQNDKREVKGFIGDENGEPIIGATVRVRGTSDAAITNSDGTFIIHAVPNAILDIAYIGYQEKEISLKNRTFIAISLYPAHNELDEVVVVGFGKQKKESLVGAVQAVKPEDLKMTSSSLTTSFAGNIPGIIARQQSGEPGYDNAEFYIRGISTFGVNKSPLVILDGVEINTTMLNNIPPESIESFSVLKDATATSLYGSRGANGVIIVNTKQGELSEKMQVKVRLDNTFSSPTIVQPMADGPTYMQMFNEAAYNEAKAVGNAYTPYYSEDRIAKTREGANPYLFPNNDWHDLLFKKMTMNQNLNLNVRGGSKILTYFLNAGIFYENGIIRQPKETQALDVGMRSRKYLFQSNVTARLTRTTKIGLNMNTQLFYYHAPKEQVNDLFYYTMRVSPVSFPPVLPAQEGDTFVRYGMNARQGVGGLQINPYARLSSGYTDRNYVYSTTAFNIDQDLDFVTPGLKASGLASFYNYSFNWLDHWTVPFYYKVSDDYTVDENGQYIFDSTTIGDPGQPYLQSNSGRDPTTTVWSLQGKVDYQRLFGKHDVNATLVYHMKETKKVKNGGGEYDLLPYREQGLAGRFAYNYDHRYLLEATFGYNGSENFMSGKRFGFFPAVAAGWTISNEAFFKPAKAYIHNLKVRGSYGLVGNDALRNRFPYITTVNMFSRGGWWIGNGYENISVPNITTYGNPLATWEKSKKLNVGVDMNLMGCLDITFDYFNESRTGIFMQRNSVISMSGFGRNKPWANIGAVKNKGFDMSLAYTKVFNRDFTVKANGSLTYAHNEMTDVDEPQNVPAYYSRLGHPINSIRGFVAEGLFTSQEEIDNSPKQELSAYTVGDIKYKDLNGDNKIDQNDVTTIGNPELPEIIYGFGTTITYKKWDMSMMFQGAGRVSLMMRNIHPFVDKDGDGLGIAQYIVDNHWSEANNNANAAYPRLTQSFVNNNVEPSTFYLRDGSYLRLKTMEVGFTPTKWMRVYVAGTNLLTFSPFKTWDPEMGSGSGLSYPLQRTFKIGVQFHY; from the coding sequence ATGAAAAGGAATCAAGGTCTTAAACCAAGGTTGCTTTTGGCGTCATTGTTCCTATTAGGGACAAATCTGATGTCGCTATCTGCTTTGGCATCTAATGGTGCCTTACCGCGAACAGCACATGCACATAATGCCAGCAGCTTAGGACAAAACGACAAACGAGAAGTTAAAGGATTCATCGGTGATGAGAATGGTGAACCTATCATTGGTGCAACTGTTCGGGTGCGTGGCACTTCGGACGCAGCCATTACAAACAGCGACGGTACATTTATTATACATGCCGTACCAAACGCTATTCTTGACATCGCCTACATCGGATATCAGGAAAAGGAAATCAGCCTGAAAAACCGCACGTTCATTGCTATCTCACTGTATCCAGCACACAATGAGTTGGACGAGGTGGTTGTTGTGGGATTCGGAAAGCAGAAGAAAGAATCACTAGTTGGTGCTGTACAGGCTGTAAAGCCGGAAGACCTAAAAATGACATCGAGCAGCTTGACGACATCATTTGCAGGAAACATTCCTGGTATCATCGCTCGTCAACAGAGCGGTGAGCCTGGTTACGATAATGCCGAATTCTACATTCGTGGCATCTCAACCTTTGGTGTGAACAAGAGTCCTTTGGTGATTCTTGATGGTGTAGAAATCAACACAACCATGTTGAACAACATTCCGCCAGAGTCAATCGAGTCGTTCTCTGTGCTCAAGGACGCTACTGCAACTTCCTTATATGGTTCGCGCGGTGCCAATGGCGTTATCATAGTGAACACTAAGCAAGGTGAGCTGTCGGAGAAGATGCAGGTGAAAGTTCGGTTGGACAACACGTTCTCTTCTCCCACAATAGTACAGCCAATGGCTGACGGACCTACTTATATGCAAATGTTCAATGAAGCAGCCTACAACGAGGCTAAGGCTGTGGGCAACGCATATACCCCTTATTACAGCGAAGACCGCATTGCCAAGACACGCGAGGGAGCCAACCCATACCTGTTCCCGAACAACGACTGGCATGATCTGTTGTTCAAGAAGATGACCATGAACCAGAACTTGAACCTCAATGTTAGGGGCGGTAGCAAGATACTGACATACTTCCTGAATGCCGGCATATTCTATGAGAACGGTATCATACGTCAGCCCAAGGAGACACAAGCATTAGATGTAGGCATGCGAAGCCGTAAATACTTGTTCCAAAGCAACGTTACGGCCCGCCTTACACGTACGACAAAGATTGGTTTGAACATGAATACGCAGCTGTTCTACTATCATGCACCCAAAGAGCAGGTCAACGACCTGTTTTATTACACTATGCGCGTGTCACCCGTTAGTTTCCCACCCGTGCTCCCCGCACAAGAAGGTGACACTTTCGTGCGCTATGGTATGAATGCCCGTCAAGGTGTAGGCGGTTTGCAAATTAACCCATACGCTCGCTTGAGCTCAGGTTATACTGACCGCAACTATGTGTATTCCACAACGGCATTCAATATAGACCAAGATTTGGACTTTGTAACACCAGGACTTAAAGCCAGCGGATTGGCATCGTTCTATAATTACAGTTTCAACTGGTTGGATCATTGGACAGTACCGTTTTACTACAAAGTGTCCGATGATTACACAGTGGACGAGAACGGACAATACATTTTTGACAGCACCACCATTGGCGATCCAGGCCAGCCTTACCTGCAATCCAACTCTGGCAGAGACCCTACCACAACTGTATGGTCATTGCAAGGAAAAGTGGATTACCAAAGACTGTTTGGCAAGCACGACGTGAACGCCACTTTGGTGTACCACATGAAAGAAACCAAGAAAGTTAAAAACGGCGGCGGTGAATACGATCTGTTGCCTTACAGAGAGCAAGGCTTAGCTGGTAGATTTGCTTATAACTACGACCACCGCTATCTGTTGGAGGCCACATTTGGCTACAACGGTTCGGAAAACTTTATGAGTGGCAAGCGGTTTGGTTTCTTCCCAGCTGTCGCAGCGGGTTGGACCATCTCTAATGAAGCCTTCTTTAAACCAGCCAAAGCCTATATTCACAACTTGAAGGTACGTGGATCGTATGGCCTTGTGGGTAACGATGCCTTGCGAAACCGTTTCCCATACATCACCACGGTGAACATGTTCTCCAGAGGTGGTTGGTGGATAGGCAATGGCTACGAAAACATCAGTGTACCCAATATCACTACCTATGGTAACCCATTGGCAACATGGGAAAAATCGAAGAAGCTCAATGTGGGTGTGGATATGAACCTGATGGGCTGTCTGGATATCACCTTCGACTATTTCAACGAGTCGCGTACAGGTATCTTCATGCAGAGAAACTCCGTGATTTCAATGTCAGGATTTGGAAGAAACAAACCTTGGGCCAACATCGGAGCAGTTAAAAACAAGGGCTTTGATATGAGCCTGGCCTATACAAAGGTGTTTAACCGCGACTTTACTGTCAAAGCAAACGGTAGCCTGACATACGCCCACAACGAAATGACCGATGTAGATGAGCCACAAAACGTGCCCGCCTACTACTCTCGTTTGGGGCATCCCATCAATAGTATTCGCGGTTTCGTGGCCGAAGGATTGTTTACCTCACAAGAGGAAATCGATAACTCGCCCAAACAAGAGCTAAGCGCATACACTGTGGGTGACATCAAATATAAGGATCTCAACGGAGACAACAAGATAGACCAAAACGATGTGACAACCATCGGCAATCCAGAATTGCCCGAAATAATCTATGGTTTTGGAACCACCATCACCTACAAGAAGTGGGATATGTCTATGATGTTCCAAGGAGCTGGGCGCGTGAGCCTGATGATGAGAAACATTCACCCCTTTGTAGACAAGGATGGAGACGGACTGGGTATAGCCCAATATATCGTAGACAACCACTGGTCAGAGGCCAACAACAACGCCAATGCGGCCTATCCACGCCTAACTCAATCATTTGTGAACAACAATGTGGAGCCCAGTACATTCTACCTGCGGGATGGCAGCTACCTGCGACTCAAAACGATGGAAGTGGGATTCACGCCTACAAAGTGGATGCGAGTTTATGTAGCCGGAACCAACCTTCTCACCTTCTCACCATTCAAGACGTGGGATCCGGAAATGGGAAGTGGTAGCGGTTTGAGCTACCCATTGCAGCGAACATTCAAGATTGGCGTACAATTTCATTATTAA
- a CDS encoding RagB/SusD family nutrient uptake outer membrane protein: MKTKSYIKIMLATILAGTLSACDFLDVVPTGNATEADIYKTQTQAERMVVGCYSEIPDFMQPQKGFPGLMGSDEMVVGHRGTTRWFHYKSLMNGDESSSSTYFALWSNTANSYPVDAQKKDIWGAIRKCYNVLNNLDKVPDITKENINLWKGEALFLIGYYHQILLEFYGPIFLAKEEYSQNVENNQMRVPYDECVEFIAEKYDEAAKLLPAIRTNGEKNRATSATALGFKARLLLYAASPLVNGNTEFYANFKNPDGKPLMNLTYDREKWKKAMDAAEDAIKLCEANGYKLYGGSTTDWFKGGTNYHEAFVGPKTGSFNNWDEILFGIANQGEISYCIKNFAPRVGFDKYNRNGFRGYVFPTWSCVTRYFTLKGLPWEDDPDTKNLKPTDIVQSPFFPKEQTSAYHAFREPRFYASIGFDRGPFEVNNGTIMLKCRRGEPQQEDGIRGNEYQSDNGYFCQKWVSTKDTYNPRTNKFTFNNWVFPYLRLAELYLSYVEADMEYNHKLSAKSLEYLNKVRTRSGLPTFQESWSYAGGIPTDIAKLRQVIRDERSNELAMEGRRFHDIRRWKILEKVLRPKEKSWNTAGRTAKEYYRLTEMNDGDYVDRSTIEAPKCYWLAIPIDQIQIDPNLVQNPGY, encoded by the coding sequence ATGAAAACTAAATCATATATTAAAATAATGCTCGCCACCATTCTGGCGGGAACGCTGTCGGCATGCGATTTCCTTGACGTGGTGCCTACAGGCAACGCCACCGAAGCCGATATTTACAAGACACAAACCCAAGCAGAGCGTATGGTGGTGGGCTGTTATAGCGAGATACCCGATTTCATGCAACCGCAAAAGGGGTTTCCCGGCTTGATGGGATCGGATGAAATGGTCGTGGGACACCGCGGAACGACACGCTGGTTCCACTATAAGAGCTTGATGAACGGTGATGAATCGTCGTCCAGCACCTACTTTGCGCTGTGGAGCAATACAGCGAACAGCTATCCGGTAGACGCACAGAAGAAAGATATTTGGGGTGCCATTCGCAAGTGCTACAACGTGTTGAACAACCTTGACAAGGTGCCGGACATCACCAAAGAGAACATAAATCTATGGAAAGGTGAGGCGCTCTTCCTCATAGGTTATTACCATCAGATTTTGTTGGAGTTTTATGGCCCAATATTCTTGGCCAAAGAGGAGTACTCGCAGAATGTTGAAAACAATCAAATGCGCGTACCATACGATGAGTGCGTGGAATTTATTGCCGAGAAATACGATGAGGCTGCCAAGTTGCTTCCTGCCATTCGAACCAATGGCGAGAAAAACAGAGCAACCTCAGCCACCGCACTTGGTTTCAAAGCACGCTTGCTTTTATATGCTGCATCACCATTGGTCAATGGCAACACAGAGTTTTATGCCAATTTCAAAAATCCAGATGGTAAGCCATTGATGAATTTGACATACGACCGAGAGAAGTGGAAGAAAGCCATGGATGCAGCTGAGGATGCTATCAAACTATGCGAGGCTAATGGTTACAAGTTGTATGGCGGTAGCACAACCGACTGGTTTAAGGGCGGCACAAACTATCACGAGGCCTTTGTTGGTCCAAAGACGGGTAGCTTTAACAACTGGGACGAGATACTCTTCGGCATAGCCAATCAAGGAGAGATTAGCTATTGCATCAAGAATTTCGCACCGCGAGTAGGCTTTGACAAATACAACCGCAATGGTTTTAGAGGATATGTATTCCCCACATGGAGTTGCGTAACCCGATACTTTACATTGAAGGGTTTGCCCTGGGAAGACGACCCAGACACAAAAAACCTTAAGCCCACTGACATTGTGCAGTCTCCTTTCTTTCCCAAAGAGCAGACCTCTGCCTACCATGCGTTTAGAGAGCCGAGATTCTATGCTTCTATCGGATTCGACCGTGGACCGTTTGAAGTCAACAATGGCACGATTATGCTGAAGTGTCGCAGGGGTGAGCCTCAACAGGAAGATGGCATAAGGGGCAACGAGTATCAAAGCGACAACGGCTATTTTTGCCAAAAATGGGTGTCCACCAAAGATACTTACAATCCCAGAACTAATAAATTCACGTTTAATAATTGGGTCTTCCCTTACCTGCGCTTGGCCGAGTTGTACCTGAGCTACGTGGAAGCAGATATGGAATATAATCACAAGTTGAGTGCCAAGAGTTTGGAATACCTCAACAAGGTGCGCACGCGTAGCGGACTTCCCACATTCCAGGAGTCGTGGAGCTACGCTGGAGGCATACCGACAGACATAGCCAAGCTGAGACAAGTGATTCGAGACGAACGCTCTAACGAATTGGCCATGGAGGGTAGAAGATTTCACGACATTCGCCGTTGGAAGATTCTCGAGAAGGTGTTGAGACCTAAGGAAAAGTCTTGGAATACTGCCGGAAGGACAGCAAAAGAATATTACCGACTCACCGAGATGAATGATGGTGATTACGTTGATCGCTCTACCATCGAAGCACCCAAGTGCTACTGGCTTGCTATTCCGATTGACCAAATTCAGATAGACCCCAACTTGGTACAAAATCCAGGATATTAA
- a CDS encoding GNAT family N-acetyltransferase, with translation MHTTQIAFRKATTADLEEAWTLLDTARNLMLTNGRKQWTKDYPSRELIEDDIIGGDAYILTVDGEVAAYAKLAVNGEPEYSHLEGSWLSEQDYVVIHRLAVSPRHRGHGLSKRLFHEAEKWAASQGVHSIKVDTNYDNVEMLNILPHLGYTYCGQIHYGAKGDRKAFEKLI, from the coding sequence ATGCATACCACACAAATTGCATTCCGAAAAGCTACAACCGCAGATTTGGAAGAGGCGTGGACGCTCTTGGACACAGCTCGCAACCTCATGCTGACCAACGGCAGGAAACAGTGGACAAAGGACTATCCCTCACGAGAACTGATTGAGGATGACATCATCGGAGGAGACGCTTACATTCTTACCGTCGATGGAGAGGTAGCCGCATACGCCAAACTTGCCGTGAACGGCGAACCCGAATATTCTCATCTCGAAGGTTCTTGGCTCAGCGAACAAGACTATGTGGTGATTCACAGGCTTGCCGTTAGCCCCCGTCACCGAGGACATGGATTGTCCAAACGCCTCTTCCACGAAGCGGAGAAATGGGCTGCCTCGCAAGGCGTTCACAGCATCAAGGTAGATACCAACTATGACAACGTTGAGATGCTGAACATCCTTCCACACCTGGGCTACACCTATTGTGGTCAAATACACTATGGTGCCAAAGGCGACAGAAAGGCTTTTGAGAAACTAATCTGA
- a CDS encoding IS4 family transposase, with protein sequence MFQDKYVFAQLTAFLNRTQFNNYVRKYDGNRYVKHFTCWNQLLAMMFGQLSNRESLRDLIVAFEAHRAKQYHLGLGRKPIAKTTFASANQNRDYRIFEDFAFYMMEQARKKRVTDIFKLKGNVYAFDSTTIPLCLSVFWWAKFRKKKGGIKAHVLYDLESQVPAFFHISTASVYDSNSMKEIPYESGSYYVFDRGYNAFKELFKIHQQESFFVVRAKKNLQYKCCKWRRRLPKNILTDAVIEFTEYNSYRKYPEKLRLVKFYDEEQDREFAFLTNAFHLTAPEIANLYKNRWQIELFFKWLKQHLKIKKFWGTTENAVRIQISSAIIAYCLVAIIQHDFQLKRSTYEVLQILSISLMDKTPLVDLFERTDFNNVKELDCPLFPGLFD encoded by the coding sequence ATGTTCCAAGACAAATACGTTTTTGCCCAGCTCACCGCTTTTTTGAACAGAACTCAGTTTAACAACTATGTTCGCAAGTATGATGGAAACCGCTATGTGAAGCATTTCACTTGTTGGAATCAGTTGCTTGCTATGATGTTTGGTCAACTGAGTAATCGAGAGAGTTTGCGAGATTTGATAGTTGCTTTTGAAGCACATAGAGCAAAGCAATACCATCTTGGATTAGGGCGTAAGCCTATTGCGAAAACGACATTTGCTTCAGCCAATCAGAATCGTGACTACCGTATCTTTGAAGACTTTGCTTTCTATATGATGGAGCAAGCCAGAAAGAAACGGGTAACGGATATCTTCAAGTTGAAAGGCAATGTGTATGCCTTCGACTCAACGACAATTCCTTTGTGTTTGTCAGTCTTCTGGTGGGCAAAGTTCCGTAAGAAGAAGGGAGGGATAAAAGCACATGTGTTATATGACCTCGAATCTCAGGTTCCTGCTTTCTTCCATATCTCTACAGCATCCGTTTACGACTCAAATTCCATGAAGGAAATTCCTTATGAATCAGGTTCTTACTATGTATTCGACCGTGGATATAATGCATTCAAGGAACTTTTCAAAATACATCAGCAGGAATCGTTCTTTGTTGTGCGAGCCAAGAAGAATCTGCAATACAAATGCTGTAAATGGAGGCGCAGGTTGCCAAAGAATATATTGACAGATGCTGTGATTGAATTCACTGAATACAATTCATACCGAAAGTATCCGGAGAAACTCAGACTCGTCAAATTCTATGATGAAGAACAAGACAGGGAGTTTGCTTTCCTAACCAATGCCTTTCATCTTACAGCACCTGAAATCGCCAATCTTTACAAGAATAGATGGCAGATAGAGCTGTTCTTCAAATGGCTAAAGCAGCACCTCAAGATCAAGAAGTTTTGGGGTACAACAGAGAATGCTGTGAGAATCCAAATTTCATCGGCAATCATAGCCTATTGCCTTGTTGCTATCATACAACATGATTTTCAACTTAAGCGATCGACTTATGAGGTTCTTCAGATTCTAAGTATTTCGCTTATGGATAAGACACCACTCGTAGATCTCTTCGAAAGGACTGATTTCAATAATGTCAAAGAACTCGATTGTCCCCTCTTTCCGGGGTTATTTGATTAA